A region of the Perca flavescens isolate YP-PL-M2 chromosome 15, PFLA_1.0, whole genome shotgun sequence genome:
taaatcaCCAAACACCGCAAGAGATTGGTCAACACAGACAGTAATGCAGCGAATATGAATTTAACAACCtatgaaactaataatgaacaatatgaaactaaaacgacataataatatttaagcttaatttaaaaTGGCTTAGGAACTATAGGCAATTTAAAGGTGGATAAACTcaatttagaggtggataaacgctatttagaggtggataaacgATATTTTATGAATTTTGGGAGGTGCGTAAATGGCGTTTACGTGCGTTTAGCCTCCACTACATCCCtgttcatgaggtagtcacctgaaatggttttcacttcacaggtgtgctttgtcagggttaattagtggaatgttttcccttattaataaaaaagcaaagggtggctactttgaagaatctaaaatacaagacatgttttcagttatttcacacttttttgttaagtacataattccatatgtgttcattcatagttttgagttttatatatatatatatatatatatatatatatatatatatatatatatatatacacaaacagtagaaaaagtaaaataaataaatgccttTATATTATGCCAAAAAGTATACCTACTATGACCgaacaaataaatacacagtattaggtttttgtgtgtttatggtttttctttctctgcttatttatttctatattcatctccttatttatttagttgtctatttctgttctttttatttCAATACAGACATGTTCAGTTAAAGTTTAGAAGTGTAAAAGCAGGGAAACAGGTAGCTCCCTAGCAATTAGCTTACACACTGTAACTAAGTAGGCTATTTATTGACCAACAACGGGTGGGAAGTGTGACCGTATGCAGCATTACGTAAGTCTTTCCCCCATTGTGATGTTACAATATTCACTGTTATTGTATTGACAGTTTTATTTGAAATACGTTTCATACCTCCGTGGGAATACTATTAGTAGgctaagttaaaaaaaatgtaactatcaGTAAGTTTTACGGATAAACTGTTTTGTTTTACCTAAGTGTCAGGTCagtattgtgttttgtcttcctCGATGCTCTCCTGTGATGAACCATTATGAACATAGAAATAGCTGAAGTTAGTGCCCTATATTTAGAGCACTAGCTGAAGTGGTACCAGGGCCCCCTATTGGTCACATTAAGGAACTGCAACAATAAAATCGTGCCGACATTAatcgttctcttaatacatccaggACATTAATGCATAATCATTTccgtaaaaaaatgttttatatatataagtagCCACGCTGAAGCAATCACAATTTAACAGAAATAGATATTTAATGAAAATAGTCGTTGTTCTGTGGTGGTGGTAAAATCTGGTGACACTCATTATCAATGgtcttcatttgtttttcattataTTATGTAATACTCTTTGTATTATTATGCAGTACTGTACTTCGTGAATAAGATATGTGTGATTGCATAGGTTAGaataatgtactgtacattacgCTGATGAGTAGTGCACTATCGACCGCTATGAACGCGGATCACTTTAGCTAGGAACTATTTCGAGACATTTGAGCAACCCGGCGATGTTAGTATGTGACACACAGCCGCAGAGCCATGTGGGAGCTGTCGCGTTGAGTTCGTGGTTGAAACTTCTTCATAATCACGGTCATaatgaatgtattttttccGTTTTAGCATTAGTATAGTGTAGCAACAATTCATGTTACGCTGTTGACTAAATTCACCTGCTCTACATCTCGCTGAATAATGGGGAAATCAAAGGTAAGGAACGGCCTAGGCTAAGTTAGCAGGTTAGCATTAACTGAAGAGAGTGTGAACTGAAGTTTTATTTAAAAGGCCATCTAATCATtgttattttctgaaaatgtagCATTAATGAGGAACCTATAGTTGAACTATTGTGTGATAACGTTAGTAGAACTGGTTGATCGTGTACGTTAGCTTGCATTTTAGTTTACTTTGaattttaaagttttgaatttTAAAGCAAATTAACGCAGGAGGCTGTCggtcatttaattttttttaatgataattAATGACGTTACGTGGATATTGTGCTTTCAGACCAAGAACCAGAAGAAATCCCGAGCAACAGCCAACCATGTGGCCGAGGAGACTTTCGGAGCTATCCCCCACTCCTTCGTGTTTCATCGGGGTCAGATTGGGAAAAACGTGGGTCAGCTCATCCTTGATGTGCGGAGAGTCATGGAGCCATACACTGCAGAGTCTCTGAAGGTCTGTCTGGACCTGTCTtcagaaaaaaatgtcacaagTGACCACTGGATGAGCCCATGTtgctttatttaaagtgctttgTGAACTCCTTTTGGTTGCGTTGTATGGCATCAAACGTGTAGATGTATGGTCAATATGGGctttatttgatttttctttttttgagtaaaatatCAAGTTTGCCAGAGAATAAAAGCATCTTAGCCATATACTGCCGTTTCACATGGACTTACCCTGACCtgtttgtgcttttgttttgtaCCAGGTCAGGAAAAAGAATGTGCTGAAAGACTTTGTGGCTATTGCAGGACCACTGGGAGTGACCCACTTCATGATCTTCAGAAAAACTGCTGGCTTTATCAACATGGTAATTTCACAGCCTTTCAGGTCTTGGGTACTGTAAGACATTCCAGGTTTGCCGTGTTACTACCATCCTCCTTTCTTATGCTTTCAGAGACTTGCACGACTACCCAAAGGTCCCATGCTTCATTTCAGAGTGCTCAAGGTAAATTTATAAACTCACGATTAAAACTCAAGTGCAATATATAGCTGGGCTCAGATGATGACATTGCAATATTTGACTGTTAGTGATGTTTTCAAAGTAAACGCACTGATGTGCCCACACTGCCAAAGTCATTTTTTAACTCTTAGTTCATTTCCCACTCGATAAGGACtctttttgaactttttttctctctccagtaCTCTCTTGTCAAAGATGTGGTTTCATCTCTGAAAAAGCACAGGATGCACGAGGAGCAGTTCACACATCATCCACTACTCATCCTAAATAACTTTGGATCTGATGGCATGCATGTTAAACTCATGGCCACAATGTTTCAGAACATGTTTCCTTCCATTAATGTGCACaaggtatgtttttttttttttaatagcaaAAATAATGCGTTGCCTTAACTCTGGTTGACTCGAGATTTAAAGCCTTGTTGGCATGATGAACGTATAGTCTTCTGAGATTTCCATTGAAGATTTATTAAAAGTAAACGCTTTCTGATTTCTGGATCTTTGAGTCATTCGGCATTGTAAACATTTAACCCAGAAttcttgcaaaaaaaataaaggtatTGTTGTTTTCCAGGTAAGCCTCAACAATATCAAGAGATGTGTGCTGCTGAATTACAACCCAGAGACCCAGGAAATTGAATTTCGTCATTAGTAAGTAATATTTTGCATGAACCTTAACATAGTCAGTTTTCTCAGTATTGTAGTTGGTTAGCAGAGAGCTTGACCACTGCATACCTGCACTCTTTGATGACAAACCACAGAGATGTTGGGCTCAGATGATGACAGCTTTTGACTTGACTGTTCAGTGATGTATGTTCAAAGTAAACGCACTgatgggcctccacacaagacccagatttattgtatttattaatcAAATGTGACACTAACCCACGTGATCATGTTCCCAACCTGCAGCAGCCTGAAGGTGGTCCCTGTGGGCATGAGCCGCGGAGTCAAGAAGCTGATGCAGGAGAAGTTTCCCAACATGAGCAAGTTTGAGGATATCAGCGAGCTGATGATGAAGTAAGGCTTAGTTTGATGGCAATATGTAGCCGTTGTTCTAACCTCCGCAGAATTGATGATATTTGTGCTCTCCTAAAACTCTCAGGGGGGCAAACCTTTCAGAAAGTGAAGCCGAGCAAGATGGGGAGCACAACATAACTGAACTACCCCAGGTCTACTCTGGCCGAGGCAACATGGCGTCCCAGCAGAGTGCTGTCCGTTTGACCGAGGTGAGGATGCTGAGGGAGTAGAACGGTTGAAAACAAGATGACGATGATGCTTGGATGGCACCTGAATTGTTGCACTGTGTGTCCTCAGATTGGTCCGCGCATGACTCTGCAGCTGATTAAGATACAAGAAGGCATGGGAGAGGGGGATGTCCTTTATCACACCATGAGTGAGTGCACTCCTGTCCTTATTCTTTTGTCTTTCTGCTCGATATTTTCTGATGTACATGATGAAAAAATCATTATGAATTCTATGATTTCTCTCTAAAAGTAAACGCTTACTGATGCATCTGGAGATTACATAGTTTCATGGATACCTGGTATAAATAGTCTTCTAATGGGAAGTTGTTATGTACTGTGTTTGCAAGTCTCCAAGACAGAGGAGGAAATACAGGAGATCCTGATCAGGAAGGAGGCCCAGCTGAAAGAGAAGGAGGGTCGCCGTATAAAGCAGGAGCAGGATGTTGCTCAGAAGAAAGAGAAACGAGAAGAGAACAAGTAATAAGGCCTTGCAAATAATTGGATCCTTCTGCCGTAtccattttttttagatttggaAGTGTTAAAAACTGGTTTGTTTCTCTATTAACAGAAAAAAGAGCCTGGAAGGCATTAAGAGGAAACACGCTGAAGCTGAGGCAGAAGAGGACAGTGAGGTGGAGGATCCCGGGATGCAGGATGGCCAGACAGCTGCTGTTGAATCTGATGATGAGGTGGAGTACTACAGACAGGCTGTCGGCCAGGAGCCCGATGAAGGTGAATATAACTTGTGTGCTATAAACCAGCCCTTGGATCTtgttttgaatttgttttttgaacaagACTTATTTTCTGTTCAGACATGTTCCCCAGTACCAAGAAGAGGCATGGCTCAGAGAGGACTCATGGACCTGCCAAGAAGAGGAAGTTTTCCACCGGTAAACCATTTAGAAAGGACAGAGATACCAAATCACCCAAGAGAAATGGTCCAGGAGGACATCACAGAGACAAATCAGGAAAAGGATGGAAGAAATCTGGGGACGGGGAGAAGCCATTTGGAAGGAAAATGAAGCCTGGAGGAGGAAAGGCATTCGGAGCAAAGAAACCTGGCGATAGGGAGAAGAAATTTGGTGGGAAGAAATTTGAAGGGAACAAAACATTCGGTGGACAGAAAAATAAGGACAAATCTTTCAAGTCTAAAGGTCCAAAAGGCAAGCCGTCCTTCAAGAAAGGTGCAGGAGCAAAGCAAGGCTTTAAACAGAGGAAGGGAAAAGGCTgaacctcttcctctttctctctggacGTGGACCTTGAATGTGTTGTTATGCtcaaccactagatggcagcaaGCATCCATTTGCCATCAATGCCTCCAGCCCTAAGTGATGGCTGTTTGTAAGACTGTGTGTTTTAATTCTGAAAATCAGCAGGACAGAAGAGAACAGAAGTGCTATATTTTCCACACTGTTTTGAAATTGTACATGTTCAATATATTGTTAAAACATATCTTGCCAACTTGGTGAATGGTTTTATTCTTGTCACGGAGTTAGGGTGTCTTttatccttttctttttctaagaCATCTATTTGTAATTTAATGACAAGCACCACAAATAGGCCTGAGCTCGAGTTCATTGTAGAAACACATTGAGACTTTTCCTTGGAATTTTAGGAACGTACCCGAAAGGAATGACTAATCACTTTAATTGCACTTCCGGATCAATTTATTGTAGTTgggaccgttctcttaatacatccatggttgggACCCTCTCAACTCTGAAAGACCGCACCCAGAGGatttaactttaactttctgatgatgatgatgttctgCATGGAAGGATTGAGTTGTAAATTGCGATAAATAATTTCCTCAGATTAGTGAGTAGGTTACAGAATATACAAACAccagctttctttttttatattaaacaaACGCTCTGGTACAAAGCGTTTCTATGGAAAtgatttgtcaaaaaaaaattagaGTTGAGGAAGTGGTCATCAAATTCTATAAAAGAAACATGGACTGTAAGTGAGAACGTCTGTTTTTGGAGAACTATTAAATGTACGTTAGTATAGGTCTACTCTTTTATTTGTTCTAACCCTAACTATATGTTTACTGATTCATCATGAAGAGACATATGTATACACTAGAAAGAAATACGGTTTGAGGGGAAATAGCCCGAAGCCGGAACTTCAAAGGATGTGtctcaaaaataaaaacttgtctttttatttattttttcaaactaCTTAAAACTTAAGTGTGCCGTTTAcataaatacaacaacaaaacaactttGTTGAAACAAGACGATACCTAGCCTGGAATATGCTACATTCCTACAAGTGGATGCAAGTTTGTAATTTTAGGCTAGTCATCATACTCCATCGATTATGTGTAACATGGAGTAGAATCTCAGGCCATCACAGTATTACTGACACTTTTCCGCAATGAGATAAAGAGGCTTAATTGCACTGGTGCTCTGCTTGCTTTAAAGTGTCTAATACTTGCTGATAGTACTTTTTGATCGATCTGTAAGATATGAACACACATGATAAAGAAGCACTAAATCAGTTCTATGACACTAAAACTGTTTATTGGCACTTTCTTTTGCAGATGCATGGCGTTAGTGTCATCATAGTGTCGCTTCTTCAAATTGCGCAAATGCACAGAGAGAGGGGAAGTTCTTGTGACTTTTAGGTTTATAAAAGCCCTCCTCACTCACATTTCcagccaaaaataaaaatgatggtaGAGGAGCTTGGCACACTTTCTTTACAGATAGCCTACCACACAGAAAATTTACTTTTAGGTTATTAGACACTTAACAGCACGGTGCACTGCAAATCTGCCTTTCGGTAAGTGGAAGTAACATTTAAGTTGCTGAGTATCAAATTaagtctgtttttaaaatgcaaGATTTTCCAACATTTGATATATAGTAGGCCTATAGGCTACTGTATTGCTCATTTGAAATGAATGTCTGATTACCTAACTTCCCATACTTAACTACAGAAATCAAACATGAACTGTAGGCTACTCAAACGTGAATAAAATTAATATAATTGTTATTCAAATGTAATGATTTAACTTAAATTTACAGATATTGGACAGTAGCCTACAAACTGTGTGAAAGCAGCTTGACAACAAAATAACCTTCAGCTGAAAGCAAAATGACGCAGAATTTCTCTCGCTGTGAGACGTTTCAATTGGCCCTGCTGCCCTCAATGTATGGGGTTGAGTTCATCGTGGCCCTGGCAGGAAACCTGTTTGCTCTGTGGCTGCTGGTGGTCAGAGAGAAAAGGAACTGGCACACTGGGGTTGTCCTGTCTTGTAACCTGGCGATCAGTGACCTGCTGTACGTTCTGACCCTGCCTTTGCTGATTGTCTACTACTCACTGGATAAACACTGGATGTTTGGTAATGCTGTGTGTAAAATCGAGAGGTTTCTTTTCACCTGCAACCTGTATGTGAGCATCTTCTTCGTCATGGCGATAAGTGTGAACCGATGTGTGGCCCTTGCGTGTCCTTTCTTCACCAGATCCTATGTAGAGCCTGTCCACGCCAAGGCCATCAGTGTCATCATCTGGATTGTTGTAGGAATCATTTCCTGCCCTGTGTTGAAATTTGCCTCAGTCTGTGAGCACAATAACAACAGTCAGTGTGTGGCCTTCTGTACAAGATTTGGGGATGAAATGCCTCACTTCACTTACAAAGTGTTTCTTGCTGTGTTTGGGTGTTTTGTTCCCTTCCTTGTTACTTTCAGTTCTTACTGTGTGGTGATTTCGGTGGTGTGGAAAAATGTCAGTATAACCACACTGGAGAAACGCAAGGTAGCTCTGTTGGTTACCTTAGTGATCGTGCTGTATGCCATTTCCTTTGTGCCTTACCACGTCTTCCAGATCTATCACTTGTATCAGAAAATCTATAATCCTAGCAACTTTAAATGTTGGGTCTACGACATGTACCAGGTGTCCAAGGGACTGGCAACTCTGAACATGTGTATCCATCCAATCCTTTACATGGCTTTGTTTGACAGTATAAGATTAGCTTGTTGCGGGAAGAGCCCCGAGGACAACAATGGGGTGGTGATGAAGTATAGCAGAGCTGCTGCTTGACAGCTTTTCTGTGAAATTCATCATTATTTAATGCTGTAAAACTTGCTCTAATTTCTTGACTTGTTTATGTTATTGATGAAAGTAACTGTTCTACTAACTTTAAAACATAATCATCTGAAATAAAGatgtatttgtttctgtaatCTGCCTAATTTTTGATTATCATCACTTTGATTCACTTCCTGTCTGACCCAGTCTGAACCATACCAAAAGAAAAGTTATAGACTGGATAATTGTACTACAGTCAGTAATATCCACTGACCGAGTTTTGATTATGATCCGAAATCCACACCAGCAGTTGGTGTCCTATTTCATGCTCATTGCAGAGGTAGGCCTATAGATAGACAAAATCTTCACAGCCATGACTTCTCTGGGAAAGTGGTTTTCAAAATTTTAATGAAACAATGTTGACTTGTGACTTGTATGTTTCTTTAGTtgtatttgaaaatatgaatggtGAAAGTAGGCTATTCagcagacaacaacaaaagcataaattacagaaaggtaggcctataaaaaaaaaactattttgtgCAGCAgaaatagtttttatttatcttcCTGAAAATCCTTGCCTGAAACCTACAAACTTTttctcagtttgtttttcttaGAAATTGAAAAGAAGAACTGTACGTGCTTTGTCTGATGTATGGACATAACGGTTCGCCGAACGTTGCCGGAACAATGTAAATTACTTTTAGGGAACGTTCGGCGAACGTTCAGAAAACTTTCCTGCGCTACCGCGAGCGAACCTTTGGAGAGAACCTTCCGCGAACATGCAGCGAACGTTCCCGGAACCTTCACCTTCCCGGAACCTTTAGAGAACCAAAAATTGTTATGTGGGTTGtcactttttctctctgtcatcAAACATCGAAGCTCTACAATGGCGACATTTTCATCATAATATAAGGCGAACACACCTCCTAAGATTACATATTATTTTCACCCTCTCACCATTCAAATTTAAtttcaaacaattaaaaaagaagagaggacTCTTATTGCGAAGCTAAAAGTTAAACAGACGTGGTACTTTTATTGCGACATTAAATTACcggaagtgtgtgtgttggcggCTCGACTCGGCTCGCACTGCTCCGCTCTTTACGGTCCTGACGCTAAGCTAGCTGAGAGGATGCCGTCGACTGAATACGACGAGTGAGTGTTGTTAAACACATTTAATAATTTCTGCTTGTATTAGAGGTCTTATATCGATCTAATATTGCTTATCAATCTTCCCCTCCAGCTCCAAGCCCAGCTGGGCAGACCAAGTCGAAGAAGAGGTAGATGAAGGTAAAGAACCaacgttagttagctagctaatgctagcaCATCTCTTGTAGTCTGGTGTCCGGAGGAGGCCGACGAGGCGGCTTCCACTTCCACGTGGTTGTCGGGCGTAATAATCGACATAAAATATATACTAACCTGTGATGTTTTGGATATCTATTGTTTAAAATGCTTCATTAATAAGTTTGAGTGACTGATTTCAATTAACGATTCATTGATGACATATGTAATCGACATATGCTGGGGCCTGTGGACAGTTTACGTTTGCTACATAGGCAGTGTCATTCACTGGTAAGAAAGCTagaagttagcaagctagctagctatgttaaTGGATTTAGTTAAGGCGAACCATTGTGTCAGCaattgaaatgtgtttctgtccaAACAAATGTAAAGTGAGTCCTGGATTAATTCAGAACTGGGGATGCGATCAAGAGATGCAACGTTCTGGGGCTCCATTGACAGTGTTGACAGCATAGAATAGTACAGTgttgatggccaaatgaagttGTCTGTTGATTTAATGTTAAAGTAGAGTCGACCAACACAACCAAAAGCCTCTAACAAGAGGGCAGGAAAAAcagtttattttcctttttgtcttttttcctctttaagtCTTGACTGAATATTCTTTTGCCAGGCACACTACCACCCCCCAAGGAAACCATCAAAGGAAATATAAAAACTATCACGGAATATAAAATAGATGATGATGGGAAGAAGTTCAAGGTAAGTTTGAGTTTTAATAAGGTATGTGTTGCATCTATAAAGATTGTTTACAATGTTGGTCTGTATATGGCTGCATTTCATGGGAACAGCTCTTTCACATGTTGAATGTTGAGACATTATCTTACATTGTAAGTGTACTTTTACCTGTAACATGAGACCAACATTATGGCACTAGCACTCACAAGTGCTTATAATAGACAATATGCTTCAGggcatgtttaaatgttttagtGCCATACATGTTTGGGGCATTTTGACTACAGGAGTAAAACATTTTGCttcagtgaaataaaaaaagaattatgcTTTTGTGCCTTTTTGCCCTCTAGATTGTGCGGACCTTCAAGATTGAGACAAGAAAAGCCTCAAAAGCTGTTGCCAGGAGAAAGGTTTGCTTTCACATTGAATTTAGTTGCATTCACTTTGAAATGAACCAGACTTTGGGTAAAGTCAGgtgtcatgttttattttgttctcATTTTAGAACTGGAAGAAATTTGGCAACTCAGAGTTTGATGCACCAGGTCCTAATGTTGCCACCACCACAGTCAGTGACGATGTCTACATGACTTTCATCTCCAGTAAAGAGGTGAGGATCCATTGGGACCTTTTCAAGATTTTGTGCTGCTGCTCACTGATGTGTAGCAGTCAACATAATACATGCAAAAACTGTGGTATTGATCTGTAATTTCCTCGTTTAGCTTGTGACCGAGTACTTACTCTTACCTCTTGCAGGACTTGAATGCCCAAGACCAGGATGAGGATCCCATGAACAAACTGAAAGGACAGAAGATTGTGTCTTGTCGTATTTGTAAAGGCGACCATTGGACCACCCGCTGTCCATACAAGGACACCCTGGGCCCCATGCAGAAGGAGCTGGCCGAACAGCTTGGCCTTTCCACCGGAGACAAGGACAAGCCTGCGGGCTCTGGTACCATCAGCACACCATTCACATAATCagattgtgatttgtttttgtgatccACTGTTGGACTTGGTGGTTGGCCATGCCTAATGTTATCACTGAGGCctgcttttcttctcttttcaccAGCGGAGCCAGAGCCTGCACAGCCTGCGCAGAGCAAGACTGGGAAGTATGTGCCCCCAAGCCTGAGGGATGGAGGAACGCGAAGAGGGGAGTCCATGCAGCCCAACCGGAGAGGTGGGTGTAAGtaaatttcattttcttttttcattacaCCCAATCTTCACTTGACTCATTGTACAGCAGCAAGAGCAATGCTCAGTGTTAACAGTGTATGTTTGCACCCCACAGCTGATGACAATGCCACTATCCGTGTGACCAATCTATCTGAGGACACCCGTGAGACAGACTTGCAGGAGCTCTTCAGACCATTTGGGTCCATCTCGAGGATCTATCTGGCCAAGGACAAGAATACTGGGCAGTCAAAGGTCAGTACTCATCTTAATACAAAGACCTGCACATTTAATGTTTaaggcattaaaaaaaaaaaaaaaataattgagccAAGAAGAGAGGTAATATTAGCAGGTGTTTGATTGTAGACATCGTGCAACAAGGTGTAGATAATGTTGACAAGTATTTTTATATCTATTAAACAAAGTATGTACTTTTGAGTTAATGCCTAGTTGGCC
Encoded here:
- the eif3g gene encoding eukaryotic translation initiation factor 3 subunit G isoform X2, giving the protein MPSTEYDDSKPSWADQVEEEVDEGTLPPPKETIKGNIKTITEYKIDDDGKKFKIVRTFKIETRKASKAVARRKNWKKFGNSEFDAPGPNVATTTVSDDVYMTFISSKEDLNAQDQDEDPMNKLKGQKIVSCRICKGDHWTTRCPYKDTLGPMQKELAEQLGLSTGDKDKPAGSAEPEPAQPAQSKTGKYVPPSLRDGGTRRGESMQPNRRADDNATIRVTNLSEDTRETDLQELFRPFGSISRIYLAKDKNTGQSKGFAFISFHRREDAARAIAGVSGFGYDHLILNVEWAKPSNN
- the LOC114569448 gene encoding suppressor of SWI4 1 homolog → MGKSKTKNQKKSRATANHVAEETFGAIPHSFVFHRGQIGKNVGQLILDVRRVMEPYTAESLKVRKKNVLKDFVAIAGPLGVTHFMIFRKTAGFINMRLARLPKGPMLHFRVLKYSLVKDVVSSLKKHRMHEEQFTHHPLLILNNFGSDGMHVKLMATMFQNMFPSINVHKVSLNNIKRCVLLNYNPETQEIEFRHYSLKVVPVGMSRGVKKLMQEKFPNMSKFEDISELMMKGANLSESEAEQDGEHNITELPQVYSGRGNMASQQSAVRLTEIGPRMTLQLIKIQEGMGEGDVLYHTMISKTEEEIQEILIRKEAQLKEKEGRRIKQEQDVAQKKEKREENKKKSLEGIKRKHAEAEAEEDSEVEDPGMQDGQTAAVESDDEVEYYRQAVGQEPDEDMFPSTKKRHGSERTHGPAKKRKFSTGKPFRKDRDTKSPKRNGPGGHHRDKSGKGWKKSGDGEKPFGRKMKPGGGKAFGAKKPGDREKKFGGKKFEGNKTFGGQKNKDKSFKSKGPKGKPSFKKGAGAKQGFKQRKGKAESKMTQNFSRCETFQLALLPSMYGVEFIVALAGNLFALWLLVVREKRNWHTGVVLSCNLAISDLLYVLTLPLLIVYYSLDKHWMFGNAVCKIERFLFTCNLYVSIFFVMAISVNRCVALACPFFTRSYVEPVHAKAISVIIWIVVGIISCPVLKFASVCEHNNNSQCVAFCTRFGDEMPHFTYKVFLAVFGCFVPFLVTFSSYCVVISVVWKNVSITTLEKRKVALLVTLVIVLYAISFVPYHVFQIYHLYQKIYNPSNFKCWVYDMYQVSKGLATLNMCIHPILYMALFDSIRLACCGKSPEDNNGVVMKYSRAAA
- the eif3g gene encoding eukaryotic translation initiation factor 3 subunit G isoform X1, whose product is MPSTEYDDSKPSWADQVEEEVDEGTLPPPKETIKGNIKTITEYKIDDDGKKFKIVRTFKIETRKASKAVARRKNWKKFGNSEFDAPGPNVATTTVSDDVYMTFISSKEDLNAQDQDEDPMNKLKGQKIVSCRICKGDHWTTRCPYKDTLGPMQKELAEQLGLSTGDKDKPAGSAEPEPAQPAQSKTGKYVPPSLRDGGTRRGESMQPNRRGGSDDNATIRVTNLSEDTRETDLQELFRPFGSISRIYLAKDKNTGQSKGFAFISFHRREDAARAIAGVSGFGYDHLILNVEWAKPSNN